A segment of the Picrophilus oshimae DSM 9789 genome:
TTTATAAATATCTCCTTCATTTTTTCCCTGGATGACATCCATGTATCGAGATTGCTTGAAAATCTTCCGGTTGCAATGTTATGATATCCTGGATCTATATAATCCGGGCCAACCTTAAAGGGCTGCACCCTTAATCTTCTGGAAAGGGCACGCATTATACCTATTGATATCGTTGTCTTTCCGGATGAGCTTGAAGGGGCTCCTATTACAATGCTATTTATCCTCATCATTATCACTGAATATTGATACCGTTACATTTTTAAATACCATCTTTTCAATTAACATTTTTCCATGGTTTGATGATAAATAGGCCGATGCCGTTGAAACTGAATATGCACCGATGTATTTATACACATCGCCGTTGATTATGCCCGTGCTGTTAAGTTCTTCATTTTTATAAAAGATTGCATCGCATTTTATTTTTTTTATTAAATCGTTTAATGGCGCAGATCCCCTTTTTATATCTATAGTTGCTATGCGCTTAATTGCATTAAATGATGCATTTATGCTCCTTAATGCTGCATCAATAGCGTTAAAAAGATTATTATAATCTGCATCACTTGAAAAGCCGATTCCAATGCAAAGATCCCTTTTTAACAGTATTAAATCATTTGGCCCGGGTTTTATATCCCTTCTGGTTATTATTATTCTGCCATGAAAATCATCGATGTTTTCCTTAACATTATCAGGAAATCTTAAATTTGAATTGCATTCATCGATTAAAAGCATGTTCTTTCCAGAGATAATATCATATGAGATCGATGCAATGTTTCCATTAACAATGATGTTTTTATTTTTTATTATCTCCTCTATTGATTCAACGTTGTTTGCCTCAGATGCCGTTGTTATCACAGGCTGATTGTTTATGCATTTTGATATAATAACTGATAAATTATTCGCTATTCTATGCCCGGATAAAAGACTTATAGTGAATCTGCCGGCATCATCTATAACTATTATACCAGGGTCGGTATACTTGCTTTTTATATACCTTGATATTATTCTTACAACTGCGCCAAGTGCCACCGTGTATATTATTGCATCATATTTATTGAAGATCTCCCTGGTTATATCATTAATTGATAAAAAGCCATTGTCTGAGAGCCTCCTGCCCTGATAAATATCAATGTCAATGCATTTTGATATGTCTTTTAATATTTTTATGCCATTCTCTGTTATTGCTATGCCGGCAATCCTCATGATATCACATTTCCTGACATATCAAATATAATGACATCAATATTGATATTAGATATCCTTCTTAAATTGATTTTCGCAAGCTCTGCCATTAATTTAAATAATCCATCATCCGTGAATTCATCAACCAGTGCATTTACTGTATTTGAATTTTTTATTATTTCTGCATTTTTTATATTTATGCTTAATGCCATCTTATATATAAAATCAAAGTCCACACCAGAGTTCCTGCTTGATGTATCCTCCATGCCCCTGGCAAGCTTTGATGCCTTTCCAGGCATGCATGCTATTATAATATTCTTTATGCCATTCTCCGCAGCGCGTCTTACGGAGAAGCCTATAAAATCGCCAACGTCTATGCACGGGTACCTGTCATTAAATAATTTTCTCGCGTATTCCTCGGTTCTTGAACCCGTTGTCAGTATCACGGTATCATAATTTGATTTAATAGCAACACGCATTGCAAGGACTATGCTTGCACGCCACGATGCTGCCGAGTATGGCACAACAATGCCCGTTGTTCCAAGTATTGATATGCCGCCAATGATTCCAAGCTTTGGGTTACATGTTTTTAATGCGACCTTATCTCCTCCGGGAGCCGATATTATAATTTTTAATCCTGATGAAATATTCAATTCTGATAGTGTTTCCATGGCCGTGTTTTTTATCATTCTCATTGGCACCGGATTTATCGCCGCATTGCCTGGTTTTACAGGAAGACCTTCTTTTGTGACGCGGCCTATGCCCTCACCGCCATCAACGTATATTCCCGAATCGGTAAATGAAACCTTTGAATATATAACAAGCCCTGTTGTAACATCCGGGTCATCCCCGCCATCCTTTACAACGGATGCCATTGCATAATCTTCCTTTATCTCAACATCATTTATATTAATTATCGCATTTTTCTTTGATGGTAATTTTACCTCGACACTTTTTAATTTTCTGCCGGTGGCAAGGGCTATTATTGCAGCCCTGGTTGCTGCGGTTGCACATGTGCCAGTTGTGTATCCATACCTAGGCATGAAGCTCACCTATTATTCCATTCATTAATGCTGCAGCCATTGGGGAACCACCTTTTCTGGAAATGTTTGTTATCAACGGTATTTCGCAGGATAAAAGATCAATCTTTGATTCAAGTGCTGATACAAAGCCGACGGGCGTTGCTATGACAAGCGATGGCCTTAGGCCTTTTTTCACCTCCTCGATCAATGACATAAGTGCTGTTGGCGCATCACCTATAACATAGATTGCATCTTTATAAATTGATGCGGCCTTCTTTATTGAAAGATATGACCTTGAAAGCCCGGTCATTTTTGATTTTAAAAGGACATCGTCGTCATTTATTAGGCATACCTTTCTATTATACCTTGTTATCCCTGACATTACCATGTTAACATCTGTTACTATAAACCTGTTTAATCTTAAGGCGTTAATGCCATTATTTAATGGATCGTTCTTAAAAACAATCGTTTTAAATACATCAAGATCTCCGGTTGCATGAACCGCACGGGCCTTTATTCTGTTCTCTTTACTATCATCTATGCCAAGGCTATTATAGATTATTTCAAGGCTTTTCCTGTAAATTTCCCCTGGATTTAACATTGTATACCACTTTTATGATTTCATTAATATCGTTGTAAACGTTTTTATATTCCATGTTATCCCTTTTTAATATAAGAATTTTAATACCCTTTTCAAGCGCGGCCTTTATTTTTTCTATGTCACCGTTATCCTTTGTAACGAGGCATTCTATATTATAATTGTTCATTATTGCAAGCTCTAACTCGTATGTAAATGGGCCCTCCATTGCTATTATATTTTTTTCAGGAATGCCAATATTAATTAATCTTTCTATATTTTCAGGCCTTGGAAGGACCCTAATAATAATGTTCTTTTTATCAATTACATTTTTTATATAATCAATATTTTTTATTCCGGTTGTTATTAGTGCTCGACATTTCATTCTGTTTAAACAATCTGCTATCTCATCATAGCTTGAAAATGTTGATGTGCTTTCATATAATATCGATGGCCTTTCATATCTTATATAATCTATACCAAGCTCCTCGGAGACTGTCATTGCGGTTCTGCTTATGCTGTATGCAAATGGATGTGATGCATCTATTATTAAATCTATGTTTTTCTCCTTTAGTAAATTCATCATTTCATTAATATCAAGAGGGCCCTTTACAGCATCTATGCCAAGATCTGAGAGTTTTTTAATACCCTCATCGGTAACGGCGCTTGATATAATGTAATTGTCATGCCTCAATCTTTTTATTATAAACCTTGAATCCGATGTTCCATTGATTATGTATATACGCCTCAAAAATGATACCTCCCGTATATAAAAGAGACCATTGAAAAGATTAATATTAAAATAAATATAATATTTATTATGAAAATAAAATTGGATATGTTTAAATATTTTTATCCATGATTTTTTTAAAAGAAATTTTAAATGGCCGATAAATATATTTTAATAAATTTTTTGTATTGTATTTATAAATCATGGATACAGGGTTTATTAAAAAAATATAATTAGTTATTATAAATAACCATTTATGGATTACTACATGGAAGGCGAGGAAAAATTTGGAATGTTAACAACGATGTTCTATAATTCAATTGCATGGCGCCTGCTAAAAAAGTTATATAAATTTTCAATTAACAGGCTTGACGGCCTTTCACCATCAACGATAATGGATATCGGTGCAGGTCCTGGAAGGTTCTCATTAATGGTTGCAAAAAAATTTCCGGGGGCAAGGATTTACTGCGTTGATCCATCGCCATACATGGTTGAGACCGAAAGGAAGCTGTTTAAAAAGAATAATATCAATGCAGTGTGCGTGCAGGGTAGCAGCCGTGAGGTGCCATTAAATGAAAAATTTGATTTGATAATAACCTCGCTTTCCTATCACCACTGGCTTGAAAAGGAGAAAAGCCTTGATTATTTATCATCACTTTTAAATATTAACGGAAGTATCTTCATCTTTGAATTTTTAAGAGAATCTTATAAATCGCCTTTTCAGTTCATGTACCGTGAGCATTCATTATCAATAAACGATGCAAAGAACATACATTTAAAGAACTGTGAGACCATGATCGATACCGATAAGAATTTTATAGCTGTTAAAATAACCAGAACCCTTTAAGTAATATTTTATTATATATCATCCATGGAAGCCTGCATGATCGATTACCAGGGTGAAATAATATGCATAGATCCTGGACTGCCGTTGATGCATGTGCTTGGTAAAAAATACACAATGCTTATACTTGGTGTTATAGGTAATAATGATACAAGAAAGAACTTTAATGATATATATAAATCGATACCTGGGGCAAGCAGGAGGATAATAGCAAACAGGCTATCCGAGCTCTTGAGAATGAATGTAATAAAAAGGGTAAACGGCAATGTCACATACTATGAATTAACCGATCTTGGTAAAAAAATAAGATCTGGAATAGTATGCTTTCTAAAATCGCTCACATGAACATTGATATTCTATTTCTTACATCATCAGATACCTTTTTAAGCGCAAGATCAATCATCTCAAGGTCCCTCTCCCTTATAAAATCAGGAACCTCTGAGTTTGCCTTCATTCTGAGTTTTATAAAATTTTTTAGATCCTCATCACTGAATTTCGAGATTATTGACATGTTTGTGACACATAATTTGACATAATTGTCATCGGTAACCTTTCTCAGCTCTATTAAAAAGCTTTTTAACGTATTAACAATATCATCGTCATTATAATCTTTTATTGAGTTCAGAACATCTTTCATTTCCCGCTCCATGTCCGGGGGTTTCATCTCCGATATCTCGACTATGCTCTTCATGGCTTTTAATAATAAATTATCTTTAAAATTATTTTTGGTTTTAAAATTATTATATTTATAAATTTTTATTAGAGACCTAAATTTCAATATATTTTAATTTTTTTTTATTTAATATAATATTTATAATTTTAATGCAAAAACTTTTATTTAAATTAAAAATACGTATTTAATGGAGATTTCGTATTACATTGTTAGAATGCCCTTAAAAAATCCATTTACAACAAGTTTTGGCACCGATATATACCGGGAATCAATAATATTCAGGTTAAGTGAAAATGGAATAACAGCATATTCAGAATGCGTGAGCGATCACGATCCATTCTACAGCTATGAAGATAATACAACAGCAATGCATATAATATCAGAATATCTTATAAAATCTCTTAAGAACCTTCCAGAACCGGAGGAATTTTTAAAGAGTGTATCATATATAAAGGGCCATAATATGGCAAAGGCTGCCCTGGAAATGCTTTTATATGATTACCATGCAAGGTTAAATAAAAAGAGCCTTGCAGACTATCTTGGGCAAAACAGGGGATATGCAATACCTGGAATATCAATAGGCATCGATAAGATAGATAAAATGCTTGAAAGAATAGACGAGGCAGTAAAAATGGGGTATAACAGAATAAAGGTCAAGATAAAAAAGGGGCTTGAGAATGAGATATTAAAAAGCATACGTGATGTTTATCCGGATATAAGTTTAAGCGCCGATGCAAATTCTGATTATACTTTTAACGATATTGAATTATTAAAATCACTTGACCGGTACAATCTTGTTTACATAGAGCAGCCCCTCTGCTACGATGATTTAATATACCATTCAAAACTTTCCAGGGAGATCTCAACACCAATATGCCTTGATGAATCAATAACCTCATCAAAGCGTGCGGAAAAGGCCTTCGAGATTGGAGCATGCTCTGTAATAAACATAAAACCAGGGCGTGTTTCCGGGCTTACAGAATCAATAAAAATTGCAAGAATAGCCATGGAGAATAATGGTCATGCATGGGTTGGCGGCATGCTCGAAACCGGTATAGGCAGGGCCTATAACATGGCCCTGGCGGCAAACAACCTTATAGATTATCCTGGTGATACATCACCAAATGCAAGGTATTACAGTGAAGATCTTGTTAAGAATCCGTTTACAATGGATAATGGCATTATAAGCATCGATTTAAAAAGGCCCGGAACCGGTATAGACGTGGATTCAAATGCATTGAAAAAATATACAATTGATTCCGGAAAATTTGAGATATAATTATTAATTTTAATATTTTTAAAGATTAAGCTATCTATAGAATTATATATCCTTATGACATTTTCTTATAAGTGATGCAATGGGTTATTTTCAGTACAGACTTTTTACCATTGAAAAGTATAATAACACAATAAGGCGCCTTAGCCTGATGCCGAGGTATGTTCTTATCGCCCTGATAATCTTTATGACGTTATCATCATTCTTTGTATACATTATAATAATAAGGATACATATATATAACAACAATCTTAGGCTAATAACGCTGCTATGGCTCATACCAATGCCATTTATAATAATAAACTTTCTATACTTTTTAAGGCTGCCAGGTGAGGATTTTAGAATACACAGGGTTATAGGCAGCTGCAGGCCTGTAATATTTCAAATAACAACTCTTGGGTTTAATTACAAATCTGTTATTGAAACTGTAAAATCGGTTGATTACTGGTATAATAAACTTTTATCCGAGCATAGAATAGAGTTTGAATCCGAGATCTGGGTGGTTATAGAACCCGATGGCTATAAGAAAAACAAAAGGTATTTCTCAGAAATAGAAAAGATGGCAAGGTTTATAGTCGTTCCCGAGGATTATAAAACCTTAAATAAAACCACCGGCAAGGCAAGGGCGCTCCAGTATGCCTGTGATATTAGAAAAAGGGATGCCTGGATATACCACCAGGACGAGGAGACCATGGTTGGCGAGGATACAATATTGGGCATAGATGAATTTATAAAGACGCATAAGACCGGTGTTGGTGTTGGCATAATATTATACCCGCAGAACTTCAACGGCAGGCCATCACAGATGCAGGAGCTATCAAGAAGCTACATGGATATAATGAGCATATTCTCACAGAGGAGCGAGAGGAACATGCTTGTTGGATTTCACGGATCACATATAATATTATCATCGGATATAGAGGATTCCATAGGCTGGGATTTTGGCAATAGATCAACCGCAGAGGATTTAAACTTTGAGAATGCTGTTAGAAGGAGATATAAAAACGTTTTTTATTTATTAAAGGGTTTTGCATATGAAAAGGCAGCGCTCTGCAAGATGGATCAGCTTAGACAGAGGCGCCGCTGGATACGGGGCATAATGGAATCAATTCTAAGAAAGGATATAAGCAGGATCAGAAAAACGGTGATGATCTTTCAGCTAATATCATGGTTTTCAGCAGCGCTTTCACTGTTTCTTTTCGTGCTTGTAATAATATACAAATTTTCTATAATAATACCTGAGCTTGCCTTTTTATCACCATTTATATGGTTTCTCATGTTAATACAGTACTATTCAGGTTACTCCATGCACAGGCAGTACATAAAAAAGCTGAGCATCTACGTTTTAATAAAAAACGGATTAATCGGGGCCTTTGTTGATATGATATCGCCCTGGTACGCGATATTAAGGTTAAAATACACACCAAAGAAGGATTTTATAAAAAAAGATGTTTAGTATTTTAAATTTTTAATTATATCATCAACGGTTGAAACCATAACAACGCTTGATAAAGACTTTAATGCAGCCTCATGGCCATCCCTTGATGATGAGGAGCATGCATCAGATGCAACTATTGTGTAGTATCCAAGGTTTCCTGCATCCCTGGCACTTGATTCAACACCGATCTCCGTTGCTATTCCTGCAAATATAATAGTCTCTATTTTTGCGGCCTTAAGCATGTTGTCAAAGATTGTGCCGATGAATATGCTTGCGGTGTGCTTGTTTAAAACGTAATCGTTCTCTTTTGGCCTTAATTCATCATATATCTCGGCCTCACTTGATCCTGGTGCCATAAAAACAGGCAATTTCTCAGGATCATCAACATGAAATCTCATCATATAGGATGATATCATTGCCGGTGACATGTATTCCTTCGGCAGGGGCGTAATCTTTGTGTAGAGAACCTTCATGCCTGATGCACGTGCTGCCTCTAAAAGCCTCTTTGCAGAGCTTAAAAACTCGTTTTTATTAAAAACATTGTTTACAAGGCCGTTCTGTACGTCCCACATAACAAGCATTGTGTGCTCCGGGTTTATTATCTCCTCCATGGTTTCATATATTTTTTTGCTTCCTAAAAGTTTCATGACGTGATATTTTATTAACATATATTTTTTTTATGTTTAAATGTTTAAGAAATATTATTCGATAGATTATTATTTAACCTTTTTATAAACAATAATGAATATCCCTGGTTTATTATTAAATCCGTTAAAAAATGTATCTGTAAGCTATGCATGGTATAATAAACAGAATGGCATAATAAAATGGACATTTATGAATCCAAATAATAAGGAGATCTCATTTATTCTTTTACGCGGAATAAATTACAATAACAATGTAAGCGACGTTTATCCATTTGGCAATGCATTTTATCCAGTATACTATGAGAACTTTGGGGTTGAATTTGCATTAAGACCTGTGCCATTAAAAAATACGGGCATTGAGAGCAACTCACCACCGCTGGCTGTTTTTGAGAATCCTGATGATACAAAATTCGTGGCCTTTCTGTTCACACTCGCACCTGGAGAAACATATGAGATGCTTGAGGGTGGCTGGACTGGTATAGAGCCTGGTGGAATAAGCACTGTAACAGCCCATTACATCTCAACAGGAAGATTCTCGATAAAATTTAATACAGATCAATGCTCGCTTTACAACAGCGAGGCAAATGAAAACTACCCGTGCCCTGAAAATCCATTAAATGTAAGATCTTCTTTGATGTCATTAAGAAAGATTGTAAAACCACTGTTCAATGATGATATTACACCAGTGAATCCTGATAACCTGTCATTGAACCAGTTAATATGGTATATTCTTGAACAGCTATAAAAAAAATAATTAGCAATAATTATATACATTAATATGCCCGTTGATTTTGGTATTTATCATCATTCATCCAGGGAGGAATCCGAGAAACTTAGAAATATATCAAAAATTATGTTCATTGAGGCATTTAAAAAGCTTGGATACAATGGTGATGAGGATATAAATATACTTGATGCGGGTGCGGGCTCAGGCTTTGTTACATATGTCACGGCATCGTACTTTAAAAATGCAGAGATAACAGATCTTGATAATTTTTCCGGATCATTAATTGATAACAGCATTGAAAGGCTTGAAAACAATTTAAGGGAGCTTGGCATTTACAATAGAATAAATATAATAAATGATGATCTTTTAAATATGAAAATCAAGAATAATTTTGACCTTGTTGTTTCAAACCTTGTGCTTCATAATCTTGGAAGGAGAAGGTTCATAGCATATAAAAATATAAAAATGGCATTGAGGTGCACCGGCCATTTTATAAATGCGGACGGCTTTATAAGAAAGAACATTTTTGTCGAGCCATTAAAAAAGGATGTTTCAAGGATATCTGATATCTTTGATGTTGAATTTGCCATGGAGCCCTCGGATCAGAAAAAAAATGCTCCGTGGCGCTACATACTTGTTTGCATGAGGCCCATCTGCTGATCTTACAAAGTTTCGGCTTTTGATCTTCCTGGAATATATAAGGAATTTTAAGTTTTAATTAAAGAAAAATAATAATTCAAGGTAATGCTTTTTATAAATTTAATTATAAATTAAAAATATTAATAATTTATATAAAATCGTTTTCAAGAAATATTTTTAAATTATCCATCATATTTAATAAAAATTAAATATGATCTTGCAATTCGAAAATAATATGGACGAGGATCTAGAGAAAATAAAAAGGGCAAGGCTCAATGAGATAATGAATGAGCTCCAAAACAGGATAAAAACACTAAACGAATCAAATTTCGGGACATTTGTTTCAGAGGGCGTCTCTGTTATAGACTTCTGGGCTCCATGGTGTGCACCATGCCATATACTATCACCATTAATAGAGGATCTTGCAGAAAAATATACGAAGGTAAAATTTGGCAAGGTAAACGGTGATGAGAACATGAGACTCTTGTATCAGTATAATATAACAGGACTGCCTACTGTTCTATTCTTCAAGAACGGTATGCTTGCAGACAGGTCAGTTGGTGTGGTTCCGGAGAATGTTTTAGAGGAGAAGTTAAAATGGCTGCTTTGAAACTGCTTCTTGGAATAAATGGTTTTAGCTATGGGTACTTTATGCGCTGCACGATGCCTGCAACGGTCAATCTTTTCAACACACACCCAAGGGGTGTTGTTTATAATGAAAACTGTCATGATATAAAAAGCGTCTGGAGAAGAATCATGCATTACAATGATGGTTTTGATATTCCAGATAAAATAAAAAACAGGCTCTCAATTATAAACATACCAATAGATAATCCAACAATTGGTGATTACTCATCATATTTTAATGAGGATTACAACGTTGAAATAAGAAATGTCTTCAATAAAATAAATAATGCGGAAACAGATTATACAATAGCATCAGTAAACTCATTGAATATACCGGGAGGCACCGATGTAAAATGCGATATCTATTCAATGATAGATAACTATCTATATGAAATTATAAATAAGTTCAACGATTTTATCATATTCTCACCATACGGCGATGTAATTGGAGATAAAATTGAGCCATACGGTGTTTACATATCAACAAGGCCAAGGCCAAACCCACATAAAACAATAAAAATTGATGAGATAATGGATATATTTTTAAATATTTAATCTATCTTGTTAAAACGTTTAATATTCCCTTTGCTATTAATTTTTCTTTTTCAGATATCTCTGATGCATCCATCTTTTTATTGTTTAAAAGGTTTCCATATGCAAGATGAACTGATAGTGCCTTAACGTTCTTTAATCCGGCAATGAGGTAAAGTCCGGCGCCTTCTAGTTCCAGTGCCATATGATTGTCTTTTGCCATCTTTTCTATGAATTCCCTTGAATGTGTGAAAAGTGCATCGCTTGTAAAGACCCTGCCCTTAAATGTCTTTATGCCAAGAGATTCAAGCTCGTTGACCGTATTTAACATAAGATCGTAATCCGGTATCAGTGAATATGAGTATTCATCATTTAGGTACTGCCTGAATGTTCCGCCAAAATTGTATGAGTAGCCCTGCGGTATAACAACGGAGCCTGGCTCTATTTCCTCCCTTATTGCATTGCACGAGCCGAACCTTATTATACGTCTTGCACCAAGGGATATTAGATCATCTGTTATTAATGATATCGATGGAATGCCTATGCCGTGAAAGACCGTGGTTACCTTTTTATTATTGTATTCTCCCTGGTATGATGTATACCCTGCAAATTCAGATACCTTTTCCAGATTGCCAAGAAAGCTGTTAACGGTTCTCTGCCTTTCCAGATTGCCAACGATTATTACATTCTCGCTAACACTTTTTGCTGTTATTATTGCCATGATAAATAATTGAATCATAAAAAAATAATTTTATGAAAACATTAAAGCTACAGCAAAAATTAAAATATTCGCGTGATATTTACATATGAATATTGTTTATCAGCGTGTAATTTCAATGAATAAAATTAATGCATTATAATTTTAAATAATGCCTTTTATAGATCTCAATTATTGAATCATATACAATTAATGATGAATAATACCCTGGATCTGTTAACCTTCCGGCGTATCTAATATCCATGTTAAAATTGTCTATGAATACGTTTACAGTGTCCGTTGATGTTCCTGGAGACCTCAGACCGGTCTTTTTATCCATGATATTTAGATCGTTCATTGCCTGTGCCTTTGCCTCAGTTATTGACTGCATCAGGTTTATTGCCGCGGCATCCGATAGCGGCATATCTGTTATAACCGCAATGTTTACAGTTCCGTAAAAGTTGTTTCTGTTACCAATGGATAATGCATTTTCAAATCCTGCAGTTATTACTGATTCCATTTTATATTTATCAATATTAATGCTTTTGATTACTCTTTGCGATACGGGCACGGCTGTTAATGTTACAACAGTACCATTTAAATCAATTTTATTTCTTATTAGAAATTCCATTATTTCCAATGAAGGATCATCATTGTAATTTAAATTAACTGTTCTGTTTATATATCTCAGTGATGTGCCAACACCGCCGTTAAATGGTGCGGAGCTGAACTTTCTCACAGGCCTTTTAAAATCTATGATGTAATAATCATTATATTCTTTTATCATAAATGATAATGATGCCATGGTATTAAACTGTGAAACTTTTAATATAAAAATTATATCTTCAATTGATGGAAAAGGGCATAAGCAGGAATGAATACAATGTATTAAATTTTATAAAGAACGGTTCATGGGTAAGTGAATCCAGTATAAAGATAAATAACATGGACGATAGAATGATTGCAAGCGCGGTATCATATCTTGAATCAAAGGGTTACATAGATGTTAAAAGATCATTAAAAAAATATTATTATATAACAGATGAGGGGAAAAAGTACCTGGAAAACGGACTTCCAGAGGAAATTGCCATTAAAATATTAAAAGAAAGGAAATCAATAGCCCTGGATGAATTAAAAGAATTAATTAGTGATTATAAGATAGCAATTTCAAACCTTGCAAGATATGGTATAAAACCGAATAACGGTCTTTTAAATTATAATGATGCCGCACTGGAAAAGATAAAAATGATTAGATCATGCCTTGAGAATCCCCAGGAATGTGATATGGAAACCTTATCATTACTAAAAAGAAGGTCGCTTTTAAGGGAGAAAAATTACAATGAGAGAATAATAAAAATAAATGATGCCGGATTAAAAATACTTAATGAGTTCAATCCTGATATTTATATCGATAAATTAACAACATCAATGCTTGTCAACAATTCATGGAAGAATGTAAGGTTAAGGCCATTTGATTTGAATCCTGATGCGGGCCTGCGTGGCTCCGGCCTGCACCCGTTAACATATTTAACTGAGAGGATAAGATCTATATTCTTTGACCTTGGCTTTACTGAGATGCACGGGCACTTTGTTGAATACACTGCATGGAACATGGACATGCTGTTTATACCGCAGGATCATCCTGCAAGGGATCTTCAGGACACATTTTATGCCT
Coding sequences within it:
- a CDS encoding cobalt-precorrin 5A hydrolase is translated as MRIAGIAITENGIKILKDISKCIDIDIYQGRRLSDNGFLSINDITREIFNKYDAIIYTVALGAVVRIISRYIKSKYTDPGIIVIDDAGRFTISLLSGHRIANNLSVIISKCINNQPVITTASEANNVESIEEIIKNKNIIVNGNIASISYDIISGKNMLLIDECNSNLRFPDNVKENIDDFHGRIIITRRDIKPGPNDLILLKRDLCIGIGFSSDADYNNLFNAIDAALRSINASFNAIKRIATIDIKRGSAPLNDLIKKIKCDAIFYKNEELNSTGIINGDVYKYIGAYSVSTASAYLSSNHGKMLIEKMVFKNVTVSIFSDNDEDK
- the cbiD gene encoding cobalt-precorrin-5B (C(1))-methyltransferase CbiD — protein: MPRYGYTTGTCATAATRAAIIALATGRKLKSVEVKLPSKKNAIININDVEIKEDYAMASVVKDGGDDPDVTTGLVIYSKVSFTDSGIYVDGGEGIGRVTKEGLPVKPGNAAINPVPMRMIKNTAMETLSELNISSGLKIIISAPGGDKVALKTCNPKLGIIGGISILGTTGIVVPYSAASWRASIVLAMRVAIKSNYDTVILTTGSRTEEYARKLFNDRYPCIDVGDFIGFSVRRAAENGIKNIIIACMPGKASKLARGMEDTSSRNSGVDFDFIYKMALSINIKNAEIIKNSNTVNALVDEFTDDGLFKLMAELAKINLRRISNINIDVIIFDMSGNVIS
- a CDS encoding precorrin-8X methylmutase; the protein is MLNPGEIYRKSLEIIYNSLGIDDSKENRIKARAVHATGDLDVFKTIVFKNDPLNNGINALRLNRFIVTDVNMVMSGITRYNRKVCLINDDDVLLKSKMTGLSRSYLSIKKAASIYKDAIYVIGDAPTALMSLIEEVKKGLRPSLVIATPVGFVSALESKIDLLSCEIPLITNISRKGGSPMAAALMNGIIGELHA
- the cobK gene encoding precorrin-6A reductase, with the translated sequence MRRIYIINGTSDSRFIIKRLRHDNYIISSAVTDEGIKKLSDLGIDAVKGPLDINEMMNLLKEKNIDLIIDASHPFAYSISRTAMTVSEELGIDYIRYERPSILYESTSTFSSYDEIADCLNRMKCRALITTGIKNIDYIKNVIDKKNIIIRVLPRPENIERLINIGIPEKNIIAMEGPFTYELELAIMNNYNIECLVTKDNGDIEKIKAALEKGIKILILKRDNMEYKNVYNDINEIIKVVYNVKSRGNLQEKP
- a CDS encoding class I SAM-dependent methyltransferase produces the protein MDYYMEGEEKFGMLTTMFYNSIAWRLLKKLYKFSINRLDGLSPSTIMDIGAGPGRFSLMVAKKFPGARIYCVDPSPYMVETERKLFKKNNINAVCVQGSSREVPLNEKFDLIITSLSYHHWLEKEKSLDYLSSLLNINGSIFIFEFLRESYKSPFQFMYREHSLSINDAKNIHLKNCETMIDTDKNFIAVKITRTL
- a CDS encoding winged helix-turn-helix transcriptional regulator — its product is MIDYQGEIICIDPGLPLMHVLGKKYTMLILGVIGNNDTRKNFNDIYKSIPGASRRIIANRLSELLRMNVIKRVNGNVTYYELTDLGKKIRSGIVCFLKSLT
- the menC gene encoding o-succinylbenzoate synthase; translation: MEISYYIVRMPLKNPFTTSFGTDIYRESIIFRLSENGITAYSECVSDHDPFYSYEDNTTAMHIISEYLIKSLKNLPEPEEFLKSVSYIKGHNMAKAALEMLLYDYHARLNKKSLADYLGQNRGYAIPGISIGIDKIDKMLERIDEAVKMGYNRIKVKIKKGLENEILKSIRDVYPDISLSADANSDYTFNDIELLKSLDRYNLVYIEQPLCYDDLIYHSKLSREISTPICLDESITSSKRAEKAFEIGACSVINIKPGRVSGLTESIKIARIAMENNGHAWVGGMLETGIGRAYNMALAANNLIDYPGDTSPNARYYSEDLVKNPFTMDNGIISIDLKRPGTGIDVDSNALKKYTIDSGKFEI
- a CDS encoding glycosyltransferase family 2 protein yields the protein MGYFQYRLFTIEKYNNTIRRLSLMPRYVLIALIIFMTLSSFFVYIIIIRIHIYNNNLRLITLLWLIPMPFIIINFLYFLRLPGEDFRIHRVIGSCRPVIFQITTLGFNYKSVIETVKSVDYWYNKLLSEHRIEFESEIWVVIEPDGYKKNKRYFSEIEKMARFIVVPEDYKTLNKTTGKARALQYACDIRKRDAWIYHQDEETMVGEDTILGIDEFIKTHKTGVGVGIILYPQNFNGRPSQMQELSRSYMDIMSIFSQRSERNMLVGFHGSHIILSSDIEDSIGWDFGNRSTAEDLNFENAVRRRYKNVFYLLKGFAYEKAALCKMDQLRQRRRWIRGIMESILRKDISRIRKTVMIFQLISWFSAALSLFLFVLVIIYKFSIIIPELAFLSPFIWFLMLIQYYSGYSMHRQYIKKLSIYVLIKNGLIGAFVDMISPWYAILRLKYTPKKDFIKKDV